A DNA window from Aquarana catesbeiana isolate 2022-GZ linkage group LG01, ASM4218655v1, whole genome shotgun sequence contains the following coding sequences:
- the ATG4D gene encoding cysteine protease ATG4D: MNSISPAAAQYGSPGSRRKTEVLRNLSGHQEQAKMGYQGSPRDGETDEVDKLKSKLMTAWNNVKYGWSVKMKTTFSRSSPLYLLGKHYNFRLEDDIENFQKDFVSRIWLTYRRDFPALEGTQLTTDCGWGCMIRSAQMLLAQALLVHLLNRDWYWPEALNVHFVDMDPIRSSSPSNMSLFATASSASCQPSHIHSPWESLPHRRLLQHPHQEQIHKDILQWLSDYPDAPFGLHHMVKLGESFGKKAGDWYGPSIVAHILRKALENTSHVPELSVYVSQDCTVYKVDVERLMEPEKNQGGKAVIILVPVRLGGEHFNPVYKQCIKEFLQMPSCLGIIGGKPKHSLYFIGYQDNHLLYLDPHYCQNYIDAGKKDFPLESFHCNSPRKMSIVKMDPSCTFAFYARNRADFGALCDHLLKVLSSPSAEEKYPVFSISDGQAQEFHAPEGLALSSFAFARQKRSAMTKRPSSDEFEFL; this comes from the exons ATGAATTCAATTTCCCCCGCTGCAGCTCAGTATGGCAGTCCTGGCAGTAGACGTAAGACAGAGGTGCTCAGGAACCTGAGTGGTCACCAAGAACAGGCCAAGATGGGCTACCAAGGATCACCCAGAGATGGGGAGACAGATGAGGTGGACAAGTTAAAAAGCAAGCTGATGACGGCATGGAACAATGTTAAATACG ggtGGTCTGTGAAAATGAAGACAACTTTCAGTAGATCATCTCCTCTGTACCTGCTGGGGAAACACTACAACTTCAGACTGGAAG ATGACATAGAGAATTTCCAGAAGGATTTTGTGTCCCGGATTTGGCTGACGTACAGACGAGATTTCCCTGCCCTGGAAGGGACACAACTGACCACAGATTGTGGTTGGGGCTGTATGATCAGGAGCGCCCAGATGTTACTGGCCCAGGCTCTCCTGGTGCATCTTCTAAACAGAG ATTGGTACTGGCCAGAAGCCTTAAACGTGCACTTTGTAGACATGGATCCCATTCGGTCGTCCTCTCCATCCAACATGAGTCTGTTCGCCACGGCATCATCGGCCTCCTGTCAGCCGAGTCATATACACTCCCCCTGGGAATCACTTCCACATAGACGTCTTTTACAGCACCCTCACCAGGAGCAGATCCACAAGGACATCCTGCAATGGCTGTCGGACTACCCTGATGCCCCCTTTGGTCTGCACCACATGGTGAAATTAGGGGAGAGCTTCGGGAAGAAGGCTGGTGATTGGTATGGTCCCAGTATTGTGGCTCACATTTTGAG GAAAGCACTGGAGAACACATCACACGTCCCTGAACTATCTGTGTATGTTTCCCAGGACTGTACAG TGTACAAGGTGGATGTGGAGCGGCTGATGGAACCTGAGAAGAACCAAGGAGGGAAGGCAGTTATCATCCTTGTACCTGTTCGTCTTGGCGGAGAGCATTTTAACCCAGTATATAAGCAGTGCATTAAG GAGTTCCTGCAGATGCCGTCCTGCCTGGGCATTATTGGTGGAAAACCAAAACATTCGCTGTATTTCATTGGCTACCAAG ATAACCATTTATTATACCTGGACCCACATTACTGCCAGAACTACATCGATGCCGGCAAAAAGGACTTCCCCTTAGAA AGTTTCCACTGCAACTCACCCCGGAAGATGTCCATCGTGAAGATGGATCCCAGCTGCACATTTGCTTTCTACGCTAGGAATCGAGCAGACTTCGGAGCTCTGTGCGACCATCTGTTAAAG GTATTAAGTTCTCCATCAGCAGAAGAGAAGTACCCCGTGTTCAGTATCTCTGATGGCCAGGCTCAGGAATTTCATGCCCCCGAGGGACTGGCACTCTCCTCTTTTGCCTTTGCTCGCCAGAAAAGGAGTGCAATGACTAAGAGGCCAAGCTCAGATGAGTTTGAGTTCCTATAG
- the B3GALNT2 gene encoding UDP-GalNAc:beta-1,3-N-acetylgalactosaminyltransferase 2, with product MRRLLLLLICPGVLGLLLQLWLFSTSHHPLVIGILSARQHRPLRDTIRNTWGSQKPYKPFLRFIVGSEPCSVPHEDREDPYSCHLLNITSPTLHREIPAFTGPLPSSSTHNALSVTFRVLHPIIITRLGAWCPGSSRNFSVRLFQAEHEEPLCGARFTPLSPGTPSRVAPNSPRTTAWVTPANQESTTEICYKPVEQFILPEGFHGTIRWDSHDPEGLPIWSVHQVTLNNGGGVLRLITAEEGLLPYDFSQGVEGIAGGFIYSIHDGEALLQHLHTYPQRLQEYQAKLAAEESDLREESDTHRDIVFVDVVDTYRNVPRKLLLFYHWLVGSVDFDFLLKTDDDCFVDLDNVFRALEAKELKGPNAWWGNFRLNWGVDRTGKWQELEYLSPAYPPFTCGSGYVISQDIVRWLADNANRLKTYQGEDVSMGIWMSAIGPRRYQDESWLCEKTCESGMLSSPQYSPQELSELWQQKERCGRACGCPNR from the coding sequence ATGCGTCGGTTGCTCTTGCTGCTGATTTGTCCCGGTGTGTTGGGGCTCCTCTTGCAGCTGTGGCTCTTCTCGACTTCACACCACCCACTGGTGATTGGTATACTGTCAGCCCGCCAGCACCGCCCACTTCGGGACACGATCCGGAACACCTGGGGCTCCCAGAAGCCCTACAAACCTTTCCTGCGCTTCATTGTTGGCTCTGAGCCCTGCTCGGTGCCCCATGAGGATCGTGAGGACCCCTATTCCTGCCATCTGCTAAATATTACTTCCCCTACACTGCATCGTGAGATCCCAGCCTTTACCGGACCGCTGCCCTCTAGCTCCACCCACAACGCACTCAGTGTCACCTTCCGAGTCCTCCACCCTATAATCATCACCCGCTTGGGAGCTTGGTGTCCAGGGTCCTCCCGCAACTTTAGCGTTCGTCTTTTCCAGGCTGAACATGAGGAGCCGCTGTGTGGAGCCCGGTTCACCCCACTGAGCCCAGGGACACCTTCCCGAGTGGCCCCAAACAGTCCCAGGACCACCGCCTGGGTCACCCCGGCTAACCAAGAGTCAACTACTGAAATCTGTTACAAGCCAGTGGAGCAGTTTATCCTTCCAGAAGGTTTCCATGGTACTATACGGTGGGACAGCCATGACCCAGAAGGGTTACCCATATGGAGCGTTCACCAGGTCACCCTAAACAACGGCGGTGGGGTCCTGCGTCTTATCACAGCAGAGGAAGGGCTGCTACCCTATGACTTCTCACAGGGCGTAGAGGGCATCGCGGGAGGTTTCATCTACTCCATCCATGATGGCGAAGCCCTTCTACAGCACCTGCACACCTACCCACAGCGCCTGCAAGAGTACCAGGCCAAGCTTGCGGCGGAGGAGTCCGACCTGCGCGAGGAGAGTGACACCCACAGGGACATCGTCTTTGTGGATGTGGTGGACACTTACCGGAACGTCCCACGCAAGTTGCTGCTGTTCTACCACTGGCTAGTGGGTTCAGTAGACTTCGACTTCCTACTGAAGACGGACGACGATTGCTTCGTTGACTTGGATAACGTCTTCCGGGCCCTGGAGGCCAAAGAACTGAAGGGGCCCAATGCTTGGTGGGGCAACTTCCGCCTGAACTGGGGTGTGGACCGTACCGGCAAATGGCAGGAGCTGGAGTACCTGAGCCCCGCCTACCCTCCCTTTACCTGCGGTTCCGGGTACGTTATATCGCAGGATATCGTACGCTGGCTTGCCGACAATGCCAACCGGCTAAAGACCTACCAGGGAGAAGATGTGAGTATGGGCATCTGGATGTCTGCCATCGGCCCCCGGCGCTACCAAGACGAGAGCTGGTTGTGTGAGAAGACATGCGAGAGCGGGATGCTGTCCTCGCCGCAGTATTCACCACAAGAGTTATCCGAGCTTTGGCAGCAGAAGGAACGTTGCGGGAGGGCATGTGGATGTCCTAACAGATAA